The following coding sequences lie in one Metallumcola ferriviriculae genomic window:
- a CDS encoding M24 family metallopeptidase codes for MKQRIERIQQKLKDNRIEAFLVTNGTNRRYLSGFTGTAGIILITVRQAFLIVDFRYTDQAGQQAQHLEVRQHGHDRLQYLADLLGKLKINKLAFEEKDVTYQEYREFGDKLAVDLQPVQGWVEELRRVKDEDELACLKRAIAIADEGFRHITSEVLAPSKSEQEVALELEFYMRRHGASGPAFDFIVASGFRGALPHGVASEKFIQAGDLVVIDFGAVYQGYHSDITRSVAVAGTDAKQEEIYDIVLEAQLAAINALKPGLTGAEVDAVARKVIGDAGYADYFGHGLGHGVGLDIHEGPRLAPKSDVVLEPGMVVTVEPGIYLPEWGGVRIEDIVLVTSQGCEILTGSTKHFLNL; via the coding sequence TTGAAGCAGCGTATAGAGAGGATACAGCAAAAATTAAAAGACAATCGCATTGAAGCTTTTTTAGTGACCAATGGTACTAACCGCCGCTACTTAAGCGGATTCACCGGTACCGCCGGGATTATATTAATTACTGTCCGCCAGGCATTTTTAATTGTTGATTTTCGCTATACTGATCAAGCCGGGCAGCAGGCACAGCATTTAGAAGTGCGTCAGCACGGACACGACCGTCTACAGTATTTGGCAGATCTTTTAGGAAAACTGAAAATTAACAAGCTGGCTTTTGAGGAGAAAGATGTTACTTATCAAGAGTATCGAGAGTTCGGGGACAAACTTGCGGTGGACCTGCAGCCGGTACAGGGTTGGGTGGAGGAACTTCGCCGGGTAAAGGATGAAGATGAGTTAGCATGTCTCAAGCGGGCAATAGCCATTGCTGACGAGGGTTTCAGGCACATTACTTCTGAAGTACTGGCACCGAGTAAAAGTGAGCAGGAAGTGGCTTTGGAATTGGAATTTTACATGCGGCGTCATGGGGCCAGCGGGCCGGCATTTGATTTTATTGTCGCCTCGGGCTTTAGAGGAGCACTGCCTCATGGAGTGGCATCGGAGAAGTTCATTCAGGCCGGTGATTTGGTAGTGATTGATTTTGGCGCTGTCTATCAAGGATATCATTCCGATATAACTCGGAGTGTAGCAGTGGCAGGGACTGATGCCAAACAAGAGGAAATATATGATATAGTGCTGGAAGCACAGCTTGCAGCTATCAACGCCTTGAAACCTGGGTTGACCGGTGCAGAAGTTGATGCTGTGGCGCGGAAAGTGATTGGCGATGCTGGTTATGCTGATTACTTCGGTCATGGATTGGGTCACGGTGTAGGTCTAGACATTCATGAAGGCCCGCGATTGGCACCTAAGTCGGATGTGGTATTGGAACCTGGCATGGTGGTCACCGTGGAGCCCGGGATCTATCTCCCCGAGTGGGGCGGTGTCAGAATTGAGGATATAGTGCTGGTAACTTCTCAGGGGTGTGAAATCCTGACTGGAAGCACTAAGCATTTTTTAAACTTGTAG
- the aroQ gene encoding type II 3-dehydroquinate dehydratase: protein MKVWVLNGPNLNLLGNREPKIYGSGTLEELNEEIVNRGRQLGLAVQCYQSNHEGWLVDKIHAAAGEADCLIINPAAYSHYSIAIRDAVAAIAVPVIEVHLSNIAAREEFRHRSLITPVAAGQISGFGKRSYILALEAAKLMLIGS, encoded by the coding sequence GTGAAGGTATGGGTACTAAATGGGCCGAATTTAAACCTTCTGGGGAACAGGGAGCCTAAAATATACGGCAGTGGAACTCTGGAAGAACTGAATGAAGAAATTGTCAACCGGGGGCGCCAGCTAGGGTTGGCGGTGCAGTGTTATCAATCCAACCACGAAGGTTGGTTGGTGGATAAAATTCATGCCGCTGCGGGTGAGGCAGATTGCCTGATAATTAATCCCGCCGCCTACAGTCATTACAGCATTGCCATCAGGGACGCGGTGGCTGCGATAGCCGTTCCGGTAATTGAAGTACATCTTTCCAATATTGCTGCCCGAGAAGAATTTCGCCATCGGTCGCTAATCACGCCTGTGGCAGCGGGGCAAATCAGCGGCTTTGGTAAAAGGAGTTATATTCTTGCTCTGGAAGCTGCAAAATTAATGCTTATTGGAAGCTAA
- a CDS encoding TldD/PmbA family protein, with amino-acid sequence MAFDLLKLGDDTVSRALKLGASAAESFLVSDRELSIEVANQEVETMKVAESAGLGMRVFKDGRMGFAYTADLSKTGLDFVAAQAMENAKRSAVDEHNVLPEPVGNYTSLDLFDPEIDKTPVETKISLAKEIERQARQYDKRVTITERCAYQDSTYRVAIVNSHGISEEYKGAYCGAYSFLVAEENDEQQTGFGMQYRLKYNQLNPKEVGHEGAEKAVRMLGAKEISTQRATVVLDPYVATNFLGVIAPALSAESVQKGKSLFAGKVGQAVGARLLTIIDDGAMKGGVISAPMDGEGVPAGKTVLIDKGDLQGFLHNTYTAAKDGVASTGNGTRGSFKGTPEIGTTNFYIAPGETPRDKLLAEIDKGLYITEVMGMHTANPISGDFSVGASGLWIENGKFTHPVRGVAIAGNVMDLLKSIDCIGSDMTFFVGKGSPTVRIARMTISGA; translated from the coding sequence ATGGCTTTTGATTTACTTAAATTGGGTGACGACACTGTATCCCGGGCGCTTAAGCTGGGAGCCAGTGCGGCAGAAAGTTTTTTGGTTTCCGACCGTGAGCTTTCTATAGAGGTTGCCAATCAAGAAGTGGAGACAATGAAGGTGGCAGAAAGCGCCGGACTGGGCATGCGTGTCTTTAAAGATGGGCGGATGGGTTTTGCCTACACCGCGGACCTGTCAAAAACAGGTCTTGATTTTGTAGCTGCTCAAGCGATGGAGAATGCCAAAAGGTCAGCGGTGGATGAACATAATGTTCTGCCTGAACCCGTGGGTAACTATACCAGTCTTGACCTTTTTGACCCGGAAATTGACAAGACACCGGTGGAAACTAAGATAAGTTTGGCCAAGGAAATCGAGCGCCAAGCCCGTCAGTATGATAAGCGGGTAACAATTACCGAACGTTGCGCCTACCAGGATAGCACCTATCGGGTGGCGATTGTCAATTCCCATGGTATTAGTGAGGAATACAAGGGCGCTTATTGTGGGGCCTACTCCTTTTTAGTTGCTGAGGAAAATGATGAGCAGCAAACCGGCTTTGGGATGCAGTACCGACTGAAATATAATCAGTTGAACCCCAAGGAAGTGGGCCATGAAGGGGCGGAAAAGGCGGTTCGTATGCTGGGAGCCAAGGAAATAAGTACCCAACGGGCCACTGTCGTATTGGATCCGTATGTAGCAACAAACTTTTTGGGGGTTATTGCTCCGGCGTTATCAGCAGAATCGGTGCAAAAGGGTAAATCTCTTTTTGCCGGTAAAGTTGGCCAGGCAGTGGGGGCCCGCCTGTTGACCATTATCGACGACGGTGCTATGAAAGGCGGCGTGATTTCTGCACCTATGGATGGCGAAGGAGTCCCTGCCGGCAAAACGGTTCTTATCGACAAGGGAGACCTGCAGGGTTTCTTACACAATACATATACCGCTGCCAAAGACGGTGTGGCTTCTACCGGCAATGGTACCAGGGGGTCCTTCAAGGGCACGCCGGAGATAGGCACAACCAACTTCTATATTGCGCCGGGAGAAACACCCAGGGATAAATTATTGGCTGAAATTGATAAAGGGCTTTATATTACAGAGGTAATGGGTATGCATACGGCCAACCCCATCTCCGGCGACTTTTCCGTGGGTGCCTCAGGATTGTGGATAGAGAACGGTAAGTTTACACACCCCGTCCGTGGGGTAGCCATTGCTGGAAATGTGATGGACCTGCTCAAGTCTATTGACTGTATTGGTAGTGATATGACTTTCTTTGTTGGGAAAGGTTCGCCTACAGTACGCATTGCCCGTATGACCATCAGCGGCGCTTAA
- a CDS encoding TldD/PmbA family protein codes for MVSREDANRILKIALQNGGNFADIFVERKRNVSISLEAGKIERVNSGLDVGAGIRVISGDSTSFAHTNDVTLKGLEALADIVSKAAKGHNGQKDIPVIDRPANWRPDFKKKPGSVPTEAKVALVEKMDKAARSADPRIKQVAVGYGDVEQDVLIANSDGVYVEDQRVRTRMVINAVAQEGDAIQTGFDSLGGLQGFEIFDTANVEETARNAAKRAVALLSAKPAPAGRMPVVMAGEAGGTMVHEACGHGLEADLVQKKLSVYGGKVGEKVASELITVIDDATIPGKYGSLAYDDEGTPGEKSVLIEKGVLKSYMYDKLTAIKEKRESNGNGRRQSYQDRPIPRMTNTYIASGESDPEEIIRDTKSGLLVKKMGGGQVNTTNGDFVFDVAEGYLIEDGQVGALVRGATLTGNGPKVLQIVDRVGNDLGFAIGTCGKDGQGAPVSDAQPTIRIPEMVVGGILDED; via the coding sequence ATGGTTAGCAGGGAAGATGCCAATAGGATACTGAAGATAGCGCTTCAAAACGGTGGTAATTTCGCCGATATTTTTGTGGAAAGGAAGCGGAATGTTTCCATCAGCTTGGAGGCAGGGAAAATCGAACGGGTTAATTCCGGGTTGGATGTGGGTGCGGGAATCAGGGTTATTTCCGGTGACAGCACTTCCTTTGCCCATACCAATGATGTGACGTTGAAGGGCCTTGAAGCTTTAGCTGACATTGTCAGTAAGGCAGCAAAGGGTCACAATGGGCAAAAGGATATTCCAGTCATCGATAGGCCTGCAAACTGGCGCCCGGATTTTAAGAAAAAGCCGGGGTCGGTACCCACTGAGGCAAAGGTGGCATTGGTGGAAAAGATGGACAAGGCGGCCAGGTCAGCAGATCCGAGAATTAAGCAGGTGGCGGTGGGCTACGGGGATGTGGAACAAGATGTGCTGATTGCGAACAGTGACGGTGTCTATGTAGAGGACCAACGGGTGCGTACACGGATGGTGATAAATGCAGTGGCCCAGGAAGGGGATGCCATTCAGACCGGTTTTGATTCTCTCGGAGGGTTACAGGGCTTTGAGATTTTTGATACTGCCAATGTTGAAGAGACCGCCCGCAATGCTGCTAAAAGAGCGGTGGCGCTGCTTAGTGCCAAACCGGCACCCGCAGGCAGAATGCCGGTGGTTATGGCCGGAGAGGCGGGCGGCACCATGGTACATGAGGCGTGCGGTCATGGGCTGGAAGCGGACTTGGTCCAAAAGAAACTGTCAGTATACGGTGGTAAGGTTGGTGAGAAGGTTGCTTCTGAATTAATTACGGTAATAGATGATGCCACTATTCCCGGTAAATATGGCTCCCTTGCCTACGACGATGAAGGAACGCCGGGTGAGAAAAGTGTCTTAATTGAAAAGGGAGTGCTAAAAAGCTACATGTACGATAAGTTAACCGCAATAAAGGAAAAGCGCGAGTCTAATGGCAACGGCCGGCGGCAGTCTTATCAGGATCGGCCGATACCGCGAATGACTAATACATATATTGCATCCGGAGAAAGTGACCCGGAGGAAATTATCAGGGACACCAAATCGGGACTGCTGGTAAAGAAAATGGGCGGTGGCCAGGTAAATACTACCAACGGTGATTTTGTCTTTGATGTGGCCGAAGGTTATTTGATTGAGGACGGTCAGGTAGGTGCGTTGGTTCGGGGTGCGACCCTTACCGGTAACGGACCTAAGGTGCTGCAAATAGTGGATCGGGTGGGTAATGATCTGGGTTTTGCCATCGGTACCTGCGGCAAGGACGGACAGGGTGCGCCCGTTTCTGATGCTCAACCCACCATTCGTATTCCGGAAATGGTGGTTGGCGGAATTCTGGACGAAGATTAG
- the ltrA gene encoding group II intron reverse transcriptase/maturase, whose translation MKKWYSLIDKIYRKENLELAFKHVKRNKGAPGIDGETVSDFAAKLELNIEFLHERLKTKSFEPSPVRRVEIEKPEGGVRLLGIPTVKDRVVQQAIVNIIEPIFDKTFHPSSYGYRPNHSQHQAVAKAERFMNKYGLEHVVDMDLSKCFDTLDHEIMIKAVSEQISDGQVLDLIRNFLKSGVMHSDNFSKTEVGSPQGGVCSPLLSNIYLNQFDQKMMKKGIRIVRYADDILIFAKDKKTAGDYRAYATKVLEEELKLKINKEKTKLTSVHEGVEFLGFVIRRKTLGVNPKRIKRFKDKVRRITRRNSGRKLENIIKELNPVLRGWMNYYRVANIKEFTRNFMGWLRRRLRMVKMKQWKTCKAMDKEMRKLGIKGNGLKMAVTKWKNSNVHIIHQILPNQYFENLGLIDMHQYEVGLLSNHY comes from the coding sequence ATGAAGAAATGGTACAGCCTTATCGATAAAATATATCGAAAAGAAAATTTAGAACTAGCCTTTAAGCACGTAAAGAGAAACAAAGGAGCCCCTGGGATAGATGGGGAAACCGTTTCTGATTTTGCGGCTAAACTAGAGCTAAATATTGAGTTTCTTCATGAAAGACTGAAAACCAAAAGCTTCGAACCCAGTCCAGTTAGGAGAGTAGAAATCGAGAAGCCAGAAGGTGGCGTAAGATTACTAGGCATTCCTACCGTAAAGGACAGGGTGGTGCAGCAGGCCATTGTAAATATTATAGAGCCAATCTTTGATAAAACATTTCATCCATCAAGCTATGGATATCGACCTAATCATTCACAACACCAAGCAGTAGCCAAAGCAGAACGCTTTATGAATAAGTATGGTTTAGAGCATGTGGTAGATATGGACCTAAGTAAATGTTTTGATACCCTTGACCATGAAATCATGATAAAAGCAGTATCAGAACAAATAAGTGACGGGCAAGTATTAGACCTGATTAGAAACTTTCTAAAATCAGGCGTAATGCACAGTGATAACTTCTCAAAGACAGAAGTCGGAAGCCCGCAAGGCGGCGTCTGTTCACCATTACTTAGTAATATCTACCTCAATCAGTTTGACCAAAAGATGATGAAAAAGGGCATAAGGATAGTACGTTACGCTGACGATATTCTTATCTTTGCAAAAGATAAGAAAACAGCAGGTGACTATAGAGCCTATGCCACAAAAGTCTTAGAAGAAGAACTGAAGCTAAAGATAAACAAAGAGAAAACCAAACTTACAAGCGTGCATGAAGGTGTTGAATTTTTAGGATTTGTAATTCGGAGGAAAACACTTGGAGTCAATCCGAAAAGGATAAAACGCTTCAAAGATAAAGTGAGAAGAATTACAAGGAGAAATTCAGGGAGAAAGCTTGAAAACATAATCAAAGAGCTAAATCCAGTGTTAAGAGGATGGATGAATTACTATCGAGTAGCGAACATTAAGGAATTTACACGAAACTTTATGGGTTGGCTACGCAGAAGATTAAGAATGGTGAAAATGAAGCAATGGAAAACCTGCAAGGCAATGGATAAAGAGATGAGAAAGCTAGGTATCAAAGGAAATGGATTAAAAATGGCTGTGACAAAATGGAAAAATTCTAATGTTCACATCATACATCAGATACTGCCAAATCAATACTTTGAGAATCTAGGTCTTATCGATATGCACCAATACGAAGTTGGGTTGTTGTCGAATCATTATTAA
- a CDS encoding stalk domain-containing protein, whose product MGKKSLIVCTMLVLIFISGQAIAGSAWVKKQIGVIYGNIQIYIDGNHLSTDIEPFIYNGSTMVPLRVVSEALGEPVVWDGVNNRVLIGSKHNINVPAQPKPKVETKYLEDMLVLRNVGPFFKNQFVIAHRPFAHGVAAEISKGAPKAEFVIDLKGKYKKLAGYVGVDDSTQNSSGGFKLEILGNGEQLLVSSKFSPGQYPAYIETNVSGYETLIFKVERFDVSTGDYNEVKAALANFKLQ is encoded by the coding sequence ATGGGCAAAAAAAGTCTGATAGTTTGCACAATGTTAGTATTGATTTTTATTAGCGGCCAGGCCATCGCCGGGAGTGCTTGGGTAAAGAAGCAGATTGGGGTTATTTACGGCAATATACAGATATATATAGATGGAAACCATTTGTCAACGGATATTGAACCTTTCATCTATAACGGCAGTACGATGGTACCACTAAGAGTGGTTAGTGAAGCATTGGGGGAGCCGGTTGTTTGGGATGGAGTTAACAACAGGGTTCTGATTGGAAGTAAGCATAATATAAATGTACCCGCTCAACCAAAGCCCAAGGTCGAGACTAAATATCTAGAAGATATGTTGGTGCTTAGGAATGTGGGGCCTTTCTTTAAAAATCAGTTTGTTATTGCCCACCGTCCTTTCGCTCATGGGGTGGCGGCAGAAATTAGCAAAGGCGCTCCAAAGGCTGAATTTGTCATAGACTTGAAAGGTAAATATAAAAAATTAGCCGGTTATGTTGGTGTGGATGATAGCACACAAAACAGTTCAGGTGGATTCAAACTTGAAATTCTGGGCAACGGGGAGCAGTTGTTAGTAAGCTCTAAATTTTCACCCGGGCAATACCCCGCTTATATTGAAACCAATGTTTCCGGATATGAGACCTTAATCTTCAAAGTGGAGCGGTTTGATGTTAGTACTGGAGACTATAATGAAGTTAAGGCAGCTTTAGCGAATTTTAAGCTTCAGTAA
- a CDS encoding type 4a pilus biogenesis protein PilO, translating into MWENLSTREKRLIIVFISITAIFALYRFVWTSQLPRWQDITSKLQTERVALAKDKARAGRLPKLEQEFAALADEAAKVRQKFEVTLNDGNPYVEMGFRSEDKVTLTKVLPRPPESKGQYQVLPVQMELKGSYVGQLQFIKALENLPTMSEITQISMAAADKGPYPELQSGITLLLYSINDAVPGKLRGKWELGRFDIFSPTLQSIIDQEFEPLTGEQKPGNSGAVISSDYPKKGRTPVYSFPVK; encoded by the coding sequence ATGTGGGAAAACCTTTCAACCAGAGAAAAAAGATTAATCATTGTATTCATCAGTATCACGGCCATATTTGCTTTATACCGCTTTGTGTGGACAAGTCAGCTGCCCAGATGGCAGGATATTACTTCAAAGCTTCAGACGGAAAGAGTGGCTTTGGCCAAAGATAAAGCCCGGGCGGGTAGACTGCCCAAGCTGGAACAAGAATTTGCTGCGCTGGCAGATGAGGCCGCTAAAGTGCGTCAAAAGTTTGAGGTAACCCTCAACGATGGTAATCCTTATGTGGAAATGGGCTTTCGCTCTGAGGACAAGGTGACCTTAACCAAAGTCCTGCCTCGGCCACCGGAAAGCAAGGGCCAGTACCAGGTGCTGCCGGTTCAGATGGAATTAAAGGGTTCTTATGTGGGGCAGCTTCAGTTTATTAAGGCCCTGGAAAACCTACCCACCATGTCGGAAATCACCCAGATAAGCATGGCAGCGGCCGACAAGGGTCCCTACCCGGAACTGCAGTCCGGAATTACACTGCTATTATACAGTATTAATGATGCGGTTCCCGGTAAGCTCAGGGGGAAGTGGGAACTTGGTAGATTTGATATTTTTAGTCCTACATTACAAAGTATTATAGACCAAGAATTTGAGCCATTGACCGGGGAGCAAAAGCCTGGTAATAGTGGTGCTGTTATATCAAGTGATTACCCTAAGAAAGGGCGCACACCTGTATATAGTTTCCCAGTTAAGTAG
- a CDS encoding PilN domain-containing protein produces the protein MAQINLLPIELRPKSPLNNPKVISAVLVGLLVIIAVTLVGGWFWYMNSLEQQLSQVQSQRKQLTTTLAKVDKLEKDIDNRQAEITQLQQITTNRLRWAQMLEDVEDNFPQKVWLQSLSTGDGGMLVIEGQSVALEDVGVLIHQLNDLSYFSTVVLNQMDQADEYPHAVTFKVTARLAK, from the coding sequence GTGGCACAGATTAACCTATTACCGATTGAGCTGCGCCCCAAATCACCATTAAATAATCCCAAGGTTATTAGTGCTGTGCTAGTCGGCTTGCTGGTTATAATTGCTGTTACTTTGGTGGGCGGATGGTTTTGGTACATGAATAGTCTAGAACAACAGTTGTCTCAGGTTCAGAGTCAGCGCAAGCAGTTAACAACCACCCTTGCCAAGGTTGACAAATTGGAAAAAGATATCGACAATCGGCAGGCGGAAATTACACAGTTACAGCAAATTACTACCAACCGATTGCGCTGGGCCCAAATGCTGGAAGATGTGGAGGATAACTTTCCTCAGAAGGTATGGCTGCAATCTCTGAGTACCGGCGATGGCGGTATGTTGGTTATTGAAGGACAGAGCGTTGCTTTGGAGGATGTTGGTGTGCTGATACATCAGCTTAATGACCTGTCATATTTTAGCACGGTAGTTCTCAATCAGATGGACCAAGCTGACGAGTATCCCCATGCCGTGACATTTAAAGTTACTGCGCGGCTGGCCAAATAG
- the pilM gene encoding type IV pilus assembly protein PilM, with the protein MAIWDKFKNNSCLGIEFGGREVKAMVITKAKGGLMVTGTAIEPIPAGIMENGKIVKGDVLAGTLAKVVEKTGSKQRQVVTAIPGEHVITRYLKLPQMRDNEVAQTLKWEAEKYIPISEADLVIEHINFGPDGTGGNQLNILLVAVPKKVIYQYYEIFSLAGLELLAIDIEPLALWRLLFLQNADSEPVGLVDIGAASTEIAIANGRRLEFSRSFGIGINNLVNSLASSLMVDAASAEETLWDKVRVPLNTDEPGSQSNLDFTVLEEMNRVVHEIKRSLDFYGVQSKGKTVRRIFLSGELAALSGLEEFLRQELEVTVMLLKPVLSWLDADMPGQKEGLLHPAWAVTAGLAMREVAASGTD; encoded by the coding sequence TTGGCTATCTGGGATAAGTTTAAGAATAATAGCTGTTTGGGTATTGAATTCGGCGGTAGAGAGGTTAAGGCCATGGTGATTACCAAAGCAAAGGGTGGTTTGATGGTCACCGGCACGGCTATTGAACCTATACCTGCAGGAATAATGGAAAACGGCAAAATAGTGAAAGGTGACGTGCTGGCGGGGACTCTGGCCAAGGTAGTGGAAAAGACAGGCTCCAAGCAGCGTCAGGTAGTAACGGCTATTCCTGGTGAACATGTGATTACCAGGTACTTAAAATTGCCGCAGATGAGAGATAACGAAGTAGCACAAACTTTAAAATGGGAAGCAGAAAAATACATTCCTATCTCCGAAGCTGACTTAGTGATTGAACACATTAACTTCGGACCGGACGGTACCGGAGGGAACCAGCTTAATATCCTGCTGGTGGCTGTTCCTAAGAAGGTTATCTACCAGTACTATGAAATATTCTCTCTGGCAGGGTTAGAGCTGTTGGCGATAGATATTGAACCCTTGGCCTTATGGCGGCTTTTATTTTTGCAAAACGCGGACAGTGAGCCCGTTGGTTTGGTGGATATTGGCGCTGCCAGCACGGAAATCGCCATTGCCAACGGCCGCCGTTTAGAATTTAGCCGTTCCTTTGGCATCGGCATTAATAATTTAGTTAATTCGCTGGCTAGCAGTTTGATGGTTGATGCTGCTTCAGCCGAAGAGACCCTGTGGGATAAGGTGCGGGTACCATTGAACACCGATGAACCGGGAAGCCAATCTAACTTGGATTTCACTGTTCTCGAGGAAATGAATCGAGTGGTGCACGAAATAAAACGTTCTTTGGATTTCTATGGCGTACAGTCCAAGGGAAAGACTGTACGGCGGATTTTTCTTAGCGGTGAACTGGCAGCGTTGTCGGGATTGGAAGAATTCTTGCGGCAGGAACTAGAGGTAACGGTGATGCTGTTGAAACCGGTCCTTTCATGGCTGGATGCGGACATGCCCGGGCAAAAAGAAGGTCTGCTACATCCTGCTTGGGCAGTAACCGCTGGATTGGCAATGCGGGAGGTGGCCGCTAGTGGCACAGATTAA
- a CDS encoding PilW family protein, producing the protein MRDDSGFTLVELLVTAIILVFLFSVVFAVMQSGIRSWQRGEAQVDRQQNVRIMMDRLVREVRQAERLINVSEDGRSVKFKDYQGRNIRYAFDIDAGQIVRQVLDENGVPTGNNIVGYGITAVNYAVYQENTALSVSVTSGRYTADSYVFIRAAGF; encoded by the coding sequence ATGCGTGATGATTCCGGATTTACTCTGGTGGAACTGTTGGTCACAGCTATAATATTAGTCTTTCTGTTCTCTGTAGTATTTGCGGTAATGCAGAGCGGCATACGCAGCTGGCAGCGTGGCGAAGCCCAGGTAGACCGGCAGCAGAATGTCCGCATAATGATGGACCGACTTGTGAGGGAGGTTCGTCAAGCAGAAAGATTGATTAACGTTAGTGAGGATGGGAGAAGTGTTAAATTTAAAGATTATCAGGGGCGGAATATTCGCTATGCTTTTGATATCGATGCGGGCCAAATTGTCAGGCAGGTTTTGGATGAGAATGGTGTTCCAACCGGTAATAATATTGTAGGCTATGGTATTACGGCGGTAAATTATGCAGTGTATCAGGAAAATACGGCTTTGTCAGTTTCCGTTACTAGCGGCCGCTATACAGCTGATAGTTATGTATTTATCAGGGCTGCCGGCTTTTAA
- a CDS encoding type IV pilus modification PilV family protein, with translation MIWREERGLTLVEVLVAMFILVAVVLGMLSVYQSGFVLTQKAGDRTQALNIAQQLIEEIKADSGSLTAGVVSDQTISGYTYHVEITNISNVNFPDLYQVKVTVEYPMVNNAKNLSLATYIKKR, from the coding sequence ATGATTTGGCGGGAAGAGCGGGGCCTTACCTTAGTAGAGGTTTTAGTGGCCATGTTTATCTTGGTGGCAGTAGTGTTGGGCATGCTTAGTGTCTATCAGTCCGGCTTTGTGCTAACTCAGAAAGCGGGCGACCGTACCCAGGCGCTGAATATTGCTCAACAGCTTATAGAAGAGATAAAGGCGGACTCCGGATCCCTTACCGCGGGCGTCGTTTCCGACCAAACAATATCAGGATATACCTATCATGTTGAGATAACAAACATATCTAATGTCAATTTTCCGGACCTTTATCAGGTGAAAGTAACTGTAGAATATCCCATGGTTAATAATGCCAAAAACCTTTCGTTGGCAACTTACATAAAGAAGCGGTGA
- a CDS encoding pilus assembly FimT family protein — MKREEGITLIELLVVMFLLVLLSSIMLPNMSGIIEGYRLDTAARQMAQEIREVQQWSITLQDSYVIKFYSDFNYYHLPLRQDNFIKHRIDLPQGVTFEEVSYVGTSSSRLSFNAKGTPNLGGHIILKGAGQYREISITPVTGRVKVYKGRRVLQ; from the coding sequence ATGAAACGGGAAGAAGGCATTACCTTAATAGAATTATTGGTGGTTATGTTTTTGCTTGTGCTGCTTAGCAGCATAATGCTGCCTAATATGAGTGGCATTATCGAGGGTTATCGGCTAGATACGGCAGCGCGGCAGATGGCCCAGGAAATCCGCGAAGTGCAGCAGTGGTCTATCACCCTGCAGGATTCCTATGTGATAAAGTTTTACTCTGACTTTAACTACTACCATTTGCCTCTACGACAAGACAACTTTATCAAGCATAGGATTGATCTGCCGCAGGGAGTAACCTTTGAGGAAGTTTCTTATGTAGGCACTTCCTCTAGCCGGCTCAGTTTTAACGCCAAGGGAACGCCTAATTTGGGCGGGCACATTATTCTAAAAGGTGCGGGACAATACAGAGAAATCAGCATTACGCCGGTTACCGGGCGGGTTAAGGTATATAAAGGAAGACGGGTGTTACAATGA